A genomic window from Silene latifolia isolate original U9 population chromosome Y, ASM4854445v1, whole genome shotgun sequence includes:
- the LOC141627825 gene encoding uncharacterized protein LOC141627825 — protein MVWNVQGTGNKKKINAIKEVVKTYRPSVLALVETHMGPDHAVKLGEILGYDGQSRVNAIGFSGGIWLYWNTNIVTVNPIMEHEQFITIEVARNGEVPWFFSAVYASPDPSNKRELWSELENFAKSNNRPWLLAGDFNETRSLNERHGGDRNMARRCEKFNDWIEDCELIELAFTGPPHTPGSRNTTIRDRVLGRDRALCNSDWGPYLKTRWLNISGFSARPPPTLDFTKRVRPNGSY, from the coding sequence ATGGTATGGAATGTTCAAGGAACTGGAAACAAAAAAAAGATAAATGCTATAAAGGAAGTAGTTAAAACTTATCGACCATCTGTCCTTGCTTTGGTCGAGACACACATGGGTCCTGATCATGCAGTGAAATTAGGCGAAATTCTTGGTTACGATGGACAATCACGGGTCAATGCAATTGGCTTTAGTGGTGGTATTTGGCTATACTGGAACACGAACATAGTTACCGTAAATCCAATCATGGAACACGAACAATTTATTACCATCGAAGTGGCTCGTAATGGAGAGGTTCCATGGTTCTTTTCCGCTGTCTACGCCAGCCCGGACCCATCAAACAAACGAGAATTATGGTCCGAGTTGGAAAACTTTGCCAAATCAAATAATCGTCCGTGGCTTCTAGCTGGGGATTTTAATGAAACAAGGTCGTTGAATGAAAGGCATGGAGGGGATCGAAACATGGCTAGAAGGTGCGAGAAATTTAACGACTGGATTGAGGACTGCGAACTTATTGAACTTGCCTTTACGGGTCCACCTCACACACCGGGCTCGAGGAATACAACGATACGAGACAGAGTGCTAGGCCGGGACAGAGCCCTTTGCAATTCGGATTGGGGACCTTATTTGAAGACGCGATGGTTAAACATCTCCGGCTTTTCGGCCCGACCACCGCCCACTCTTGATTTCACCAAACGGGTTCGCCCCAATGGCAGCTATTAA